AACTTAAAGGGTTCTAAAGAgctcttcttttttcccatgGTTTCTTTGTCCTTTGGGATGCTGTGTAGCCACCTTCgagaaaagaaatgtgtattttttccttttttggtattTCTCATAGTCCCTGGCCTTCAGAACGAGCAGAAACGCTTTCAACTGGAAGAACTGAGAAAATTTGGGGCCCAGTTTAAGGTGAGAAAAGTGTGGGAATGAGCTAGGATGTTAGGATGGAGATGAAGGGGGTTTATGGAATAGGCACTGGGTGGCACCAAGAGGTGAGAACAAGcaaagatgaaggaaggaaggtgggctTGGGGTCTGGACTGGACAGTACTCTGTATGTTGTGTATGTGTTTCTCTCCTTCCAGCTTCAGCCCAGTAGCTCCCCTGAGACCAGCCTGGATCCTTTTCCTCCCCGGATCCTAAAGGAGGAGGccaaagggaaggagaaggaggttgATAGTCTTTTGGCTTCAGAGCCCATGGGGTCCCCTGTTTCCTCCAAGACAGAATCCATATCGGATAAGGAGGACAAACCACCCCTGCCACCAGCAGGAGGCACCGAAGGGCCGGATCAGCCCCCACCGCCTTGCCCAAGCCAAACCAGTAGCCCCCCAGTGGGCCTCATCAAGGGAGATGACAAGGATGAGGGCCCTGTTGCTGAGTgagtggggtggggagctgggtgGGTATCGGGTGAGGAGGGGCAAGCCGTGaggatttactttatttttctctcatagaCAAGTGAAGAAGTCAACATTGAACCCTAATGCCAAGGAGTTCAATCCCACTAAGCCCCTGCTGTCTGTGGTGAGATGGGATGGGGGAATGTGGGCTTTGGTTTCCGTGAGGGAGACTTGGGAGCAGGGTGTTAGAGCACTGGAGTGGGGGAGCACCTGACTGTCAGGCAGCGAGAGGTGACAGAGTCTGGTAGTTAGGAGCACGGGCCCACTGACTGGGCTTGATCCTCTGTACCTGCAAGCTTTGTGATCTTAgacaagccacttaacctctctgtctcagtttcctcacctgtaatttGAGAAAGCTCATTTCATAGGGTTTGACGTGAGGCTTAACCAAGATAAAGCATAGGATGTGTTTGGCGCACAGCACTCCGGGGATGCTGTTGATTGGGGGGGTGGTACGAAAGTCATTAAGGTATCTTGTacgtgtcctcctttgtctctcacAGAATAAATCCACCAGTACTCCAACTTCTCCTGGGCCCCGGACTCATTCAACTCCCTCCATCCCGGTGCTGACAGCAGGCCAGAGTGGGCTATATAGCCCCCAGTACATTTCCTACATACCTCAGATCCACATGGGACCAGCTGTTCAGGTGAGAGAAGAGACTGGGTGGCCCAGGGTAAGAGGTTTGGCTGGGCTACCTGAGGGGCCGAGTCACACCTGTTCTGAGCATTTATAAGCAAGTCGTTCAGTCTCACTTGTGTCCTTGTCCTTAGGCACCTCAGATGTATCCATATCCTGTGTCCAACTCAGTGCCTGGACAGCAGGGCAAGTACCGGGGAGCAAAAGGTGAGCAGGGTCAGGAGGGGCAGTCGGTGGCACTGCCTAGTGCCTGCTGGCAGATGGAGCTTGAGCTCTGCACTATCTTCCCCCCACCGGCAGGGTCTCTGCCCCCCCAGCGCTCGGACCAACACCAGCCAGCCTCAGCCCCTCCGATGATGCAGGCCGCCGCCGCTGCTGGCCCCCCTCTGGTGGCTGCCACACCTTATTCTTCCTACATCCCCTACAATCCACAGCAGTTCCCAGGCCAGCCCGCCATGATGCAGCCCATGGCCCACTACCCCTCGCAGGTGACTGAGGCacgggaggagagaggggtgtaGAGCCCCCGCTTCTTAGAAAGCCCGTCTTCTCCACCTCCCAGACTCTGGGAGCTGGCGAGGGAGACAGGCAGAGTTCTGGGTGGTGATGTCCCACTTGGGCTTCAGTCCTGGCTCTGGTAAGACCTGTGCAAGGCAGTCGATCCCTGGGCCTTAGCAGTGCTACACTTTATAGGGAAAGAAACTTAGTAGGGTTATTGTGAACGGGAAGCAGGTGGTCGTGATGAGACCAGGGCAGCGCTGCGCCCAGGGTGCTCGGCAGCAGGCTACGCCTCCCGCGCCCTCCGCCGTGCTGACCGCTCCTCTCCTTGCTCCTCCAGCCGGTGTTTGCCCCCATGCTTCAAAGCAACCCACGCATGCTGACGTCGGGGAGCCATCCCCAGGCCATTGTGTCATCCTCCACCCCTCAGTACCCTTCTGCAGAGCAGCCCACCCCCCAAGCCCTTTATGGTGAGTTCTGTACCCTCCCCCGCTCCAGGCTGTGCTCCTCGGCCCCTTCCAGTGTGCTCAGCCCTGattttctccccctttcctgCTATAGCCACTGTTCACCAGTCCTATCCACACCATGCCACGCAGCTCCATGCCCACCAGCCGCAGCCGGCCACCACGCCTACTGGGAGCCAGCCGCAGTCCCAGCATGCAGCCCCCAGTCCCGTCCAGGTGCCTGCCGTGGGGGATCCAAGTGGGCGGGGCAGGAATGGGTGGCTGCAAGAGAGGGATAGGCTAGGGGTCATTCCCCAACGGGGAGGGAGGACCAGGGGTCAGCAAGTGGTAGGCCGGGGGACCGGAGGAGGAAGTGGTACTCACCCTCCCCCTCTCCTGTACAGCACCAGGCGGGGCAGGCCCCACACCTGGGCAGTGGACAGCCACAGCAGAACCTGTACCACCCAGGGGCCCTGACAGGCACGCCGCCTTCTCTGCCGCCGGGACCTTCTGCGCAGTCCCCTCAGAGCAGCTTCCCCCAGCCAGCCGCTGTGTATGCTATCCATGCCCACCAGCAGCTGCCCCACGGCTTCACCAACATGGCCCATGTTACCCAGGTAAGAGCCCACGTGACCCGCTTTGCCACGAGGACCTGAACCCTCGGTGCACCTTTCACTTCAGGCTCCTGACACTGGGACTTTCAGAGCCCATGTCTGAAAGGTGCTCCCagctgctttttgttttctgcaggCCCATGTCCAAACTGGAATCACAGCAGCCCCGCCCCCTCACCCTGGGGCTCCCCACCcgccccaggtgatgctgctgcacCCACCCCAGAGCCATGGGGGCCCCCCCCAAGGCGCGGTGCCCCAGAGTGGGGTGCCTGCACTCTCAGCTTCCACACCCTCACCCTATCCCTACATCGGACACCCCCAAGGTGAGCAGCCTGGCCAGGCGCCTGGATTTCCAGGAGGAGCCGATGACAGGATTCGTGAGTTCTCGTTAGCTGGGGGAATTTGGCATGGAAGAGCTGATGGGCTGCAGGTGGGGCAGGATGCACGGGTTctgggtggggagtgaggggtt
This DNA window, taken from Physeter macrocephalus isolate SW-GA unplaced genomic scaffold, ASM283717v5 random_3, whole genome shotgun sequence, encodes the following:
- the ATXN2L gene encoding ataxin-2-like protein isoform X17: MLKPQPPQQTSQPQQPPPTQQAVARRPPGGTSPPNGGLPGPLASTSAPPGPPAAASPCLGPAAAAGSGLRRGAEGILAPPPPQQQHQERPGAAAIGSARGQSTGKGPPQSPVFEGVYNNSRMLHFLTAVVGSTCDVKVKNGTTYEGIFKTLSSKFELAVDAVHRKASEPAGGPRREDIVDTMVFKPSDVMLVHFRNVDFNYATKDKFTDSAIAMNSKVNGEHKEKRRTTQKNFVSGSCAQPSWLERLNRAPSTACGSPWRTMTGAPRRRSTVQFSDRVQGERAPAWHLGRESISLYPNEFGKVPGEEFDAVVLGVAGLALALCHLVALTILTIAALAQVLRHAVSMEAQRPLRGAKTLSSPSSRPSGEASVPPPPAGRMYPPRSPKSAAPAPISASCPEPPIGSAVPTSSASIPVTSSVGDPGVGSISPASPKISLAPTDVKELPAKEPGRTLESQELSRIAGKVPGLQNEQKRFQLEELRKFGAQFKLQPSSSPETSLDPFPPRILKEEAKGKEKEVDSLLASEPMGSPVSSKTESISDKEDKPPLPPAGGTEGPDQPPPPCPSQTSSPPVGLIKGDDKDEGPVAEQVKKSTLNPNAKEFNPTKPLLSVNKSTSTPTSPGPRTHSTPSIPVLTAGQSGLYSPQYISYIPQIHMGPAVQAPQMYPYPVSNSVPGQQGKYRGAKGSLPPQRSDQHQPASAPPMMQAAAAAGPPLVAATPYSSYIPYNPQQFPGQPAMMQPMAHYPSQPVFAPMLQSNPRMLTSGSHPQAIVSSSTPQYPSAEQPTPQALYATVHQSYPHHATQLHAHQPQPATTPTGSQPQSQHAAPSPVQHQAGQAPHLGSGQPQQNLYHPGALTGTPPSLPPGPSAQSPQSSFPQPAAVYAIHAHQQLPHGFTNMAHVTQAHVQTGITAAPPPHPGAPHPPQVMLLHPPQSHGGPPQGAVPQSGVPALSASTPSPYPYIGHPQGEQPGQAPGFPGGADDRIREFSLAGGIWHGRADGLQVGQDARVLGGE
- the ATXN2L gene encoding ataxin-2-like protein isoform X13; this translates as MLKPQPPQQTSQPQQPPPTQQAVARRPPGGTSPPNGGLPGPLASTSAPPGPPAAASPCLGPAAAAGSGLRRGAEGILAPPPPQQQHQERPGAAAIGSARGQSTGKGPPQSPVFEGVYNNSRMLHFLTAVVGSTCDVKVKNGTTYEGIFKTLSSKFELAVDAVHRKASEPAGGPRREDIVDTMVFKPSDVMLVHFRNVDFNYATKDKFTDSAIAMNSKVNGEHKEKVLQRWEGGDSNSDDYDLESDMSNGWDPNEMFKFNEENYGIKTTYDSSLSSYTVPLEKDNSEEFRQRELRAAQLAREIESSPQYRLRIAMENDDGRTEEEKHSAVQRQGSGRESPSLASREGKYIPLPQRVREGPRGGVRCSSSRGGRPGLSSLPPRGPHHLDNSSPGPGSETRGINGGPSRMSPKAQRPLRGAKTLSSPSSRPSGEASVPPPPAVGRMYPPRSPKSAAPAPISASCPEPPIGSAVPTSSASIPVTSSVGDPGVGSISPASPKISLAPTDVKELPAKEPGRTLESQELSRIAGKVPGLQNEQKRFQLEELRKFGAQFKLQPSSSPETSLDPFPPRILKEEAKGKEKEVDSLLASEPMGSPVSSKTESISDKEDKPPLPPAGGTEGPDQPPPPCPSQTSSPPVGLIKGDDKDEGPVAEQVKKSTLNPNAKEFNPTKPLLSVNKSTSTPTSPGPRTHSTPSIPVLTAGQSGLYSPQYISYIPQIHMGPAVQAPQMYPYPVSNSVPGQQGKYRGAKGSLPPQRSDQHQPASAPPMMQAAAAAGPPLVAATPYSSYIPYNPQQFPGQPAMMQPMAHYPSQPVFAPMLQSNPRMLTSGSHPQAIVSSSTPQYPSAEQPTPQALYATVHQSYPHHATQLHAHQPQPATTPTGSQPQSQHAAPSPVQHQAGQAPHLGSGQPQQNLYHPGALTGTPPSLPPGPSAQSPQSSFPQPAAVYAIHAHQQLPHGFTNMAHVTQAHVQTGITAAPPPHPGAPHPPQVMLLHPPQSHGGPPQGAVPQSGVPALSASTPSPYPYIGHPQGEQPGQAPGFPGGADDRIREFSLAGGIWHGRADGLQVGQDARVLGGE
- the ATXN2L gene encoding ataxin-2-like protein isoform X1: MLKPQPPQQTSQPQQPPPTQQAVARRPPGGTSPPNGGLPGPLASTSAPPGPPAAASPCLGPAAAAGSGLRRGAEGILAPPPPQQQHQERPGAAAIGSARGQSTGKGPPQSPVFEGVYNNSRMLHFLTAVVGSTCDVKVKNGTTYEGIFKTLSSKFELAVDAVHRKASEPAGGPRREDIVDTMVFKPSDVMLVHFRNVDFNYATKDKFTDSAIAMNSKVNGEHKEKVLQRWEGGDSNSDDYDLESDMSNGWDPNEMFKFNEENYGIKTTYDSSLSSYTVPLEKDNSEEFRQRELRAAQLAREIESSPQYRLRIAMENDDGRTEEEKHSAVQRQGSGRESPSLASREGKYIPLPQRVREGPRGGVRCSSSRGGRPGLSSLPPRGPHHLDNSSPGPGSETRGINGGPSRMSPKAQRPLRGAKTLSSPSSRPSGEASVPPPPAGRMYPPRSPKSAAPAPISASCPEPPIGSAVPTSSASIPVTSSVGDPGVGSISPASPKISLAPTDVKELPAKEPGRTLESQELSRIAGKVPGLQNEQKRFQLEELRKFGAQFKLQPSSSPETSLDPFPPRILKEEAKGKEKEVDSLLASEPMGSPVSSKTESISDKEDKPPLPPAGGTEGPDQPPPPCPSQTSSPPVGLIKGDDKDEGPVAEQVKKSTLNPNAKEFNPTKPLLSVNKSTSTPTSPGPRTHSTPSIPVLTAGQSGLYSPQYISYIPQIHMGPAVQAPQMYPYPVSNSVPGQQGKYRGAKGSLPPQRSDQHQPASAPPMMQAAAAAGPPLVAATPYSSYIPYNPQQFPGQPAMMQPMAHYPSQPVFAPMLQSNPRMLTSGSHPQAIVSSSTPQYPSAEQPTPQALYATVHQSYPHHATQLHAHQPQPATTPTGSQPQSQHAAPSPVQHQAGQAPHLGSGQPQQNLYHPGALTGTPPSLPPGPSAQSPQSSFPQPAAVYAIHAHQQLPHGFTNMAHVTQAHVQTGITAAPPPHPGAPHPPQVMLLHPPQSHGGPPQGAVPQSGVPALSASTPSPYPYIGHPQGEQPGQAPGFPGGADDRIREFSLAGGIWHGRADGLQVGQDARVLGGE
- the ATXN2L gene encoding ataxin-2-like protein isoform X14; protein product: MLCLMTRPFSSPGGQSTGKGPPQSPVFEGVYNNSRMLHFLTAVVGSTCDVKVKNGTTYEGIFKTLSSKFELAVDAVHRKASEPAGGPRREDIVDTMVFKPSDVMLVHFRNVDFNYATKDKFTDSAIAMNSKVNGEHKEKVLQRWEGGDSNSDDYDLESDMSNGWDPNEMFKFNEENYGIKTTYDSSLSSYTVPLEKDNSEEFRQRELRAAQLAREIESSPQYRLRIAMENDDGRTEEEKHSAVQRQGSGRESPSLASREGKYIPLPQRVREGPRGGVRCSSSRGGRPGLSSLPPRGPHHLDNSSPGPGSETRGINGGPSRMSPKAQRPLRGAKTLSSPSSRPSGEASVPPPPAVGRMYPPRSPKSAAPAPISASCPEPPIGSAVPTSSASIPVTSSVGDPGVGSISPASPKISLAPTDVKELPAKEPGRTLESQELSRIAGKVPGLQNEQKRFQLEELRKFGAQFKLQPSSSPETSLDPFPPRILKEEAKGKEKEVDSLLASEPMGSPVSSKTESISDKEDKPPLPPAGGTEGPDQPPPPCPSQTSSPPVGLIKGDDKDEGPVAEQVKKSTLNPNAKEFNPTKPLLSVNKSTSTPTSPGPRTHSTPSIPVLTAGQSGLYSPQYISYIPQIHMGPAVQAPQMYPYPVSNSVPGQQGKYRGAKGSLPPQRSDQHQPASAPPMMQAAAAAGPPLVAATPYSSYIPYNPQQFPGQPAMMQPMAHYPSQPVFAPMLQSNPRMLTSGSHPQAIVSSSTPQYPSAEQPTPQALYATVHQSYPHHATQLHAHQPQPATTPTGSQPQSQHAAPSPVQHQAGQAPHLGSGQPQQNLYHPGALTGTPPSLPPGPSAQSPQSSFPQPAAVYAIHAHQQLPHGFTNMAHVTQAHVQTGITAAPPPHPGAPHPPQVMLLHPPQSHGGPPQGAVPQSGVPALSASTPSPYPYIGHPQGEQPGQAPGFPGGADDRIREFSLAGGIWHGRADGLQVGQDARVLGGE
- the ATXN2L gene encoding ataxin-2-like protein isoform X15, which encodes MLHFLTAVVGSTCDVKVKNGTTYEGIFKTLSSKFELAVDAVHRKASEPAGGPRREDIVDTMVFKPSDVMLVHFRNVDFNYATKDKFTDSAIAMNSKVNGEHKEKVLQRWEGGDSNSDDYDLESDMSNGWDPNEMFKFNEENYGIKTTYDSSLSSYTVPLEKDNSEEFRQRELRAAQLAREIESSPQYRLRIAMENDDGRTEEEKHSAVQRQGSGRESPSLASREGKYIPLPQRVREGPRGGVRCSSSRGGRPGLSSLPPRGPHHLDNSSPGPGSETRGINGGPSRMSPKAQRPLRGAKTLSSPSSRPSGEASVPPPPAVGRMYPPRSPKSAAPAPISASCPEPPIGSAVPTSSASIPVTSSVGDPGVGSISPASPKISLAPTDVKELPAKEPGRTLESQELSRIAGKVPGLQNEQKRFQLEELRKFGAQFKLQPSSSPETSLDPFPPRILKEEAKGKEKEVDSLLASEPMGSPVSSKTESISDKEDKPPLPPAGGTEGPDQPPPPCPSQTSSPPVGLIKGDDKDEGPVAEQVKKSTLNPNAKEFNPTKPLLSVNKSTSTPTSPGPRTHSTPSIPVLTAGQSGLYSPQYISYIPQIHMGPAVQAPQMYPYPVSNSVPGQQGKYRGAKGSLPPQRSDQHQPASAPPMMQAAAAAGPPLVAATPYSSYIPYNPQQFPGQPAMMQPMAHYPSQPVFAPMLQSNPRMLTSGSHPQAIVSSSTPQYPSAEQPTPQALYATVHQSYPHHATQLHAHQPQPATTPTGSQPQSQHAAPSPVQHQAGQAPHLGSGQPQQNLYHPGALTGTPPSLPPGPSAQSPQSSFPQPAAVYAIHAHQQLPHGFTNMAHVTQAHVQTGITAAPPPHPGAPHPPQVMLLHPPQSHGGPPQGAVPQSGVPALSASTPSPYPYIGHPQGEQPGQAPGFPGGADDRIREFSLAGGIWHGRADGLQVGQDARVLGGE